The Winslowiella toletana region TCTTCACACCTTGCCATCAGCCTGTTGATTATTTTTCCTGGGTCTATGCTTAGGGGTAACGATCGCGACTATTGCAGCGTATAATGCGCGGCGATATTTGTCTGACGTGCAGGCAGTCACGGAAAATTTCCAGCAACAGGAGAGAAAGATGACGGCAACAGCCCCGGTTATCACCATTGATGGGCCAAGTGGTGCGGGTAAAGGCACGCTGTGTAAAGCAATGGCAGAAGCCTTGCAATGGCATCTGTTGGATTCAGGCGCAATTTACCGCGTTTTAGCGCTTGCTGCTCTGCATCATCAAGTGGATATCGAGTCTGAAGAAGCGCTGGTTCCGATTGCCGCCCATCTGGACGTGCGATTTGTGTCGACCAACGGCGAACTGGAAGTGATTCTGGAAGGCGAGGATGTCTCCGCCGAGATTCGAACGCAGGATGTCAGTAACACCGCATCAAAAGTCGCCGCATTTCCGCGCGTGCGTGAGGCGCTGCTGCGCCGCCAGCGGGCATTCCGAGAAGCGCCGGGCTTAATTGCCGATGGCCGCGACATGGGAACCGTGGTATTTGTTGATGCGCCAGTAAAAATCTTTCTTGATGCCAGTTCTGAAGAGCGTGCGCACCGCCGTATGCTACAGTTGCAGGAGAAAGGCTTTAGTGTTAACTTTGAACGCCTTTTATCTGAGATAAAAGAGCGCGATGATCGCGATCGTAATCGGGCAATAGCGCCTTTGGTCCCTGCTAAAGATGCTCTGGTACTGGATTCAACCAGTATGACCATTGAGCAGGTGATTGAAAAAGCGTTACACTATGCCCGGGAAAAGCTCGCATTGCCGAATAATTAATTCGGTAAGTCACGCGCAGATGAATTCCTTAACCCTGTGATATGGACGTCATGGGGCATGTGAAACAACCCCATCCGGCAGGAAGTCAGGTGGACGTTAAATTGAAGAATCCTGAAGATTATCAATATGACTGAATCTTTTGCTCAACTCTTTGAAGAGTCCCTGAAAGAAATCGAAACCCGTCCGGGTTCCATCGTTCGTGGTATCGTTGTCTCTATCGACAAAGATATCGTTCTGGTTGATGCGGGTCTGAAATCTGAATCTGCAATTCCTGCAGAGCAGTTCAAAAACGCAGCCGGCGAACTGGAAATCCAGGTTGGTGACGAAGTTGACGTTGCTCTGGATGCAGTAGAAGACGGCTTCGGTGAAACCCTGCTGTCCCGTGAAAAAGCTAAACGTCATGAAGCTTGGATCACGCTGGAAAAAGCTTACGAAAACGCTGAAACTGTTACCGGTGTTATTAACGGCAAAGTCAAGGGCGGCTTCACTGTTGAGCTGAACGGTATTCGTGCGTTCCTGCCAGGTTCACTGGTAGATGTGCGTCCAGTGCGTGATACTCTGCACCTGGAAGGCAAAGAGCTTGAATTCAAAGTAATCAAGCTGGATCAGAAACGTAACAACGTGGTTGTTTCACGTCGTGCGGTTATCGAATCCGAGAACAGCGCAGAGCGCGATCAGCTGCTGGAAAACCTGCAGGAAGGCATGGAAGTTAAAGGTATCGTTAAGAACCTCACTGACTACGGTGCATTCGTTGATCTGGGCGGCGTTGACGGCCTGCTGCACATCACTGACATGGCATGGAAACGCGTTAAGCATCCAAGCGAAATCGTCAATGTTGGCGATGAAATCAATGTCAAAGTACTGAAATTCGACCGCGAGCGTACCCGTGTATCACTGGGTCTGAAGCAGCTGGGCGAAGATCCATGGGTTGCTATCGCTAAACGTTACCCAGAAGGCACCAAGCTGACTGGTCGCGTGACCAACCTGACTGACTACGGCTGCTTCGTTGAGATCGAAGAAGGCGTTGAAGGTCTGGTTCACGTTTCAGAAATGGACTGGACCAACAAAAACATCCACCCATCCAAAGTTGTTAACGTTGGTGATGTTGTGGAAGTTATGGTTCTGGATATCGACGAAGAACGTCGTCGTATCTCCCTGGGTCTGAAGCAGTGCAAATCTAACCCATGGCAGCAATTCGCAGAAACCCACAACAAGGGCGACCGTGTTGAAGGTAAAATCAAGTCAATCACTGACTTCGGTATCTTCATCGGCCTGGACGGCGGCATCGACGGCCTGGTTCACCTGTCTGACATCTCCTGGAACGCTACCGGAGAAGAAGCAGTTCGTGAATACAAGAAAGGCGACGAAATCGCAGCTGTGGTTCTGCAAGTTGACGCAGAGCGCGAGCGTATCTCCCTGGGCGTTAAGCAGCTGGCAGAAGATCCGTTCAACAACTACATCTCTCTGAACAAGAAAGGTGCAATTGTTAACGGTAAAGTGACTGCAGTTGACGCTAAAGGTGCTACAGTTGAATTAGCAGACGGCGTTGAAGGCTACCTGCGTGCTTCTGAAGCTTCACGTGACCGCGTTGAAGATGCAACTCTGGTTCTGAATGTTGGCGACGATGTTGAAGCTAAATTCACCGGTGTTGATCGTAAAAACCGCGTTGTTAGCCTGTCTGTTCGTGCGAAAGACGAAGCTGACGAGAAAGATGCTATTGCTACTGTTAACAACAAACAGGAAGAAAGCAACTTCTCCAGCGCTATGGCTGAAGCGTTCAAAGCTGCTAAAGGCGAGTAATCGACCTGACTGTCCGGGTGGCGTAAGTCGCCCGGACTCAGTAGTAAGCTGTCAAAACCTTTTCCATTAGGGATTAACCGGAGGATTTATGACCAAGTCAGAACTGATTGAAAGACTTGCAGGCCAGCAGACTCATATTCCGGCGAAAGTCGTTGAGGATGCGGTTAAAGAGATGCTTGAGCATATGGCCACAACGTTGGCTGAAGGCGAACGCATCGAAATCCGGGGATTCGGCAGCTTTTCTTTGCACTACCGTGCACCTCGCACTGGCCGTAACCCGAAAACGGGTGACAAAGTGGATCTGGAAGGTAAATACGTTCCCCACTTCAAACCAGGCAAAGAGCTGCGCGATCGCGCAAATATCTACGGTTAAGCAGCCGCGTAGCGGATACGATAAAACGACACCTCAGGGTGTCGTTTTTTTTTGCCTGTTGCTCGCGTTTGCGTGCAACCTCACAGCGTTTTGTCGTCTGATGTCACGCTGAATGATTTCCTGGAAGCCACTTTCCGCTATCACCCGATCACGGCTGCATTGCCGAGTCACTTCCGTCAAACTCCTGGCTCACCGCACAAGGAATGACGACAGTGAAATCCCTTACTCAGCTCTCCTGGATGATTATCTGCGCGACCCTGCCACTTTGTTGGCTACCGGAGCTGCCGCACAATAATTATCTGTGGCTGGCTGGCATCCTCGCTCTGCTGATGCTGCTCAGCCGCTGGCGAACGGCACGAGTAGTGGCAACCGGGCTGCTGCTGTTTGTCTGGTGCTGTAGTATCGCTCGCCAGACGGTGGATCAGCTGGAGCAGCTTAGCGCGACGCCTGTCGAGGTCAGGGTTAAAATCGACAGTCTGATGAACGGCGGAGAACGGCTGAAAGTGCGCCTGCTTTCAGTTGACCAGCGGCCACTGTTTCCACCGGTATATGCGATTATTACTCCGCCTCAGCAGGCTGAACCTGCCTGCGTTGGTCAGCACTGGCAGATGACCCTGAATTTGAGGCCGGTTCACGCCCGTCTGAATCAGGGGGAATATGACCGGCAACGCCAGGCGCTGGCCAGTCAGACGCTTTTCACCGGCCGCGCGAGCGCTGCCCGGCTGTTGCAGCGCGAATGCAGCTGGCGACAAAAAATTATCGACAGTGCTAAGTCGCATTATCAGCATCTTCGCTGGCAAAGCGTGATGACTGCGCTGGCTTTTGGCGAGCGTGGGGAGATGACTGGCGACATAACCCAGCTATTGCGTGAAACCGGCACTGCACATCTGATGGCGATTTCGGGAATGCATATCGGGCTGGCGGCGATGTCCGGCTGGCTGCTGGCGCGTGGTCTGCAATTTTTTCTGCCCGCGCATTTAATCGGCTACCGGATGCCCCTGGCCGTCAGCCTGCTGGTGGCGCTGCTTTATACCTGGCTGTCGGGCGCTAACCCTCCGGCGGTCAGAGCGATGCTGGCACTGGCGTTGTGGTGTGGCCTGCGGCTGGCCGGGCTGCGCTGTAGCGGCTGGCAGGTGTGGAGCCTCTGCATCGGATTGATTCTGTTTTTTGACCCGTTAACCATCCTCTCCGACAGTTTCTGGCTATCAGCGCTGGCGGTGGCGGCTTTGCTGCTCTGGTATCAGTGGTTTCCACTGCCAGCCCGGTTTATGCGTGATAAACGCTGGTTATTGTTGCAGCTGCTTCATTTGCAGCTGGGAATGATGCTGCTGTTGATGCCGGTTCAGGGGTTTATTTTTCATGGCGTCAGCCTGAGCGCGTTAATCGCTAATGTGATAGCGGTACCGATTGTTTCGTTGATCAGCGTGCCGTTAATTTTGTTCAGTATGCTGACATCATTCAGTAGCTGGAGCTCGCTGAGTTGGTGGCTGGTGGATCGTTCACTGGCGCTGGTTATCAATAGCTTACAGTTATTGCCCTCGGGCTGGTTAATGCTGAGTGAATCACAGGCACTCTGCAGCCTGCTGTGCTGGCTGGGATTAGTGATTTGGCGATTTGGCTGGTGGCACGCTTCTCCGGTTAGCATTGTCAGCTTGCTGCTGGCGCTACTCTGCTGGCGACAGAGCCTTCCGCAACCGGACTGGCGTATTGATATGCTGGACGTCGGGCATGGCCTGGCGGTGGTGATATCCCGACAGGGGAAGGCGGTCATCTATGATACCGGCAATCGCTGGCCTGGCGGCGATGCGGGTGAGCGGATCATTGCGCCCTGGCTGCGCTGGCAGGGAATTGAGCCACAGCAGATTATCCTGAGCCATATTCATCTGGATCATACCGGCGGTACTGCCAGCCTGTTACGCGCCTGGCCACAGCTGACGGTGCGAAGCGCGCTGGGCCAGGCTGACCACTTGCCCTGTTACGCTGGCGAGCAATGGCAGTGGCAACACCTCAATTTCCAGGTGTTGTGGCCGGAACAAGGCAATCAGCGTGGCCAGAATGATGATTCCTGCGTGTTGCTGATTGATGATGGCAGGCACCGTATACTGCTGACGGGCGATCTTGAAGCGGCTGGTGAAAGAGCGCTGGTTGCCCGCTATAAAACCGCATTACAGGCCGATATTATTCAGGTGCCACACCATGGCAGCCGCACATCTTCTGGTGCGTTGTTATTACGTAATGTTAAAGGCACGGCGGCACTGGCATCGGTCGCGCGTTTTAATGCCTGGCGTTTACCCTCGGCAGAAATTATTCAGCGCTATCAGGATAATGGCTATCAATGGCATGACACCGCGCTCTCCGGGCAGTTGAGTGTGCAATTTATCAACGAAAATTGGCAGGTCAAAGGGTTAAGAGAGCAAATAATGCCCCGTTGGTATCATCAGTGGTTTGGCGTCCCCAGGGAATCCAGGTAGAATGAGCGGCTACTTAAGTCTAAAGCTGGTTATATAATGCATCTGGATAAAGATCTCTCGACATGGCAGACATTCCGTCGCCTCTGGCCGATGATCGCGCCGCACAAAGCAGGTTTGATAGTGGCAGCGATTGCACTGATCGTTAACGCGGCTGGCGATACCTTAATGTTGTCACTGCTGAAACCTTTACTCGATGATGGTTTTGGTAAATCAGATAGCTCGGTTCTGCTTTGGATGCCACTGGCCGTGATTGGCCTGATGCTGATGCGCGGTATTTCTGGATTTGTTTCCAGCTACTGCATCTCATGGGTGTCCGGTAACGTAGTGATGAATATGCGTCGTCGCCTGTTCAGTCATATGATGGGGATGCCGGTATCGTTCTTTGACCAACAATCGACCGGCACTTTGCTGTCGCGCATTACCTACGACTCAGAGCAGGTTGCCTCATCCTCTTCCAGCGCACTGGTTACCGTCGTGCGTGAAGGGGCATCGATTATTGGCCTGTTTATCATGATGTTCTACTACAGCTGGCAGCTGTCGCTGATTCTGATTGTGCTGGCACCGATTGTCTCGTTTGCGATTCGTCAGGTTTCCAAACGATTCCGTAATATCAGCAAGAATATGCAGAACACCATGGGTGAAGTGACCACCAGCGCTGAGCAGATGCTGAAAGGGCATAAAGAAGTGCTGATCTTTGGTGGTCAGGAAATCGAAAGCAATCGCTTTGCAGCAGTCAGCAACAAAATGCGCCAGCACGGTATGAAGCTGGTTTCTGCGTCATCGATTTCCGATCCTATCATTCAGTTGATCGCTTCAATGGCGCTGGCGTTTGTGCTGTATGCAGCCAGCTTCCCAAGCGTCATGGAAACCTTAACTGCCGGTACCATCACCGTGGTGTTCTCCTCAATGGTCGCGCTGATGCGCCCACTGAAGTCACTGACCAACGTTAATGCGCAGTTCCAGCGCGGCATGGCGGCCTGTCAGACGCTGTTCTCTATCCTCGACAGCGAGCAGGAAGTGGATTCTGGTAAGCGTCAGATTGAACGCGCTAAAGGTGATATCGAATTCCGTGACGTTACCTTTACCTATCCGGGACGCGAAAACCCGGCGTTACACAACATCAATTTAACCATTCCAGCCGGTAAAACCGTGGCTCTGGTAGGGCGGTCGGGTTCGGGTAAATCGACCATCGCCAGCCTGCTGACGCGTTTTTATGATATTCAGCAGGGCGAAATCCTGATGGATGACCACGATCTGCGCGAATATACCCTGAGTTCGTTGCGTAATCAGGTTGGGCTGGTGTCGCAAAACGTTCATCTGTTTAACGATACTATCGCCAATAATATCGCCTATGCGCGCAGCGAAGAGTACAGTCGTGAACAGATTGAGCAAGCGGCGATTATGGCGCATGCGATGGACTTTATCGGCAAAATGGAAAACGGCCTGGATACGGTGATTGGTGAAAATGGCGTGCTGCTTTCGGGTGGTCAGCGTCAGCGTATTGCCATCGCCCGTGCCTTACTGCGCGACAGCCCGATTCTGATCCTCGATGAAGCAACTTCGGCACTGGATACCGAGTCGGAGCGTGCGATTCAGTCAGCGCTGGATGAGCTGCAGAAAAATCGTACCTCACTGGTGATTGCCCACCGCCTGTCGACCATTGAAAAAGCCGATGAGATTGTGGTGGTGGAAGATGGGCGCATTGTTGAGCGCGGCTCACATGAGCAGTTACTGAGTGAGAGAGGCGCCTACGCCCAGTTGCATAAGATGCAGTTTGGTCAATGATTGAGCGCATCTGGAGCGGACGTTCGCCACTCTGGCTGCTGCTGCTGCCATTCAGCTGGCTATATGGGCTGATCAGCAATGGTATCCGTCTGAGCTATCAGCTTGGCTGGCGCAAAGTGTGGCGTGCGTCTGTCCCGGTGGTGGTGGTCGGTAATCTGACCGCCGGCGGCAATGGTAAAACGCCGGTGGTGATCTGGCTGGTGGAGGCGCTGCAACGTCAGGGCTTGCGCGTCGGCGTGGTATCACGTGGCTATGGCGGTAAGGCGGAACGCTATCCGTTGCTGCTGGATGCCGCGACAACCACGGCGCAAGCCGGTGATGAGCCGGTGTTAATTTATCAGCGCACTCAGGCGCCGGTGGCGGTTTCACCGGTGCGCCGTGAGGCGGTGCAGGCGCTGCAGTCAGGCGGTAATATTGATGTGATCGTCACCGACGATGGCCTGCAGCATTATGCGCTGGCGCGCGATTTTGAAATTGTGGTGGTGGATGGCGAGCGTCGCTTTGGTAACGGCTGGTGGTTACCGGCCGGGCCGATGCGTGAACGTGCCGGACGTCTTAACAGTGTCGATGCGGTGATCGTGAATGGCGGCAGCGCCAGTGGTAATGAAATTGCTATGCAGCTGCAACCGGGCGCGGCAATTAACCTGAAAACCGGCCAGGCGCAACCGCTGTCAGCGTTTGACCAGGTGGTGGCCATGGCCGGTATTGGCCATCCCCCGCGCTTCTTCAATACGCTGGCGCAGCAGGGAGTAATGCCGATCCGACAGCTGGCTTTTGCTGACCATCAGGCGTACAGCGAAGCTGAATTACGTGCGCTGACCACCGGCAGTCAGGCTCTGATTATGACGGAAAAAGATGCGGTAAAATGCCGTCAGTTTGCTCAGGATAACTGGTGGTATCTGCCGGTGGATGCACAGCTTAGCGCGGCGCCCGCTGCGGAACTGATTAATAAAATTGCCTCGCTCTGTCAGTAATAACGCTTAGCGGCGAGTGATTAGCCGCTAAACTTAAGGCATCTGATGATTCAGGATGCCAGAATGTCCGAAACTGAACTCTCGCTTAATACTGCCCGAAAGCTGCATCTGGCAGCGCAGAATCTGCTGAAACCTCCGCCGCGCAAGGCGTTATATGATGACGTGGCGGCGGCAATCCGCCATATGTCACTGCTGCAAATCGATACTATTCATGTGGTCGCGCGCAGTCCTTACCTGGTGCTGTTTAGTCGGCTGGGCGCTTTTCCACCTGAGTGGCTGGAGATGACGCTGGCCGAAGGCAAGCTGTTCGAATACTGGGCGCATGAAGCCTGTTTTATCCCCGTCGAAGATTACAAATTACTGCGCCACCGTATGCTGGCACCGGCCAATATGGGCTGGAAATATAACGCTGGCTGGGTAGAACAGCATCAGCAGGACATTCAACAGTTGATGCGGCATATTGAGCAGCATGGCCCGGTACGTTCGGCAGACTTCAGCGCGTCACCGGCCCAGAAACCCGGCTGGTGGTCATGGAAACCGCATAAGCGCCATCTGGAAAATCTGTTTACCGCTGGTGAAGTGATGGTAACTGAGCGCCGCAACTTTCAGCGTGTATACGATCTTCGGCGGCGAGTGTTGCCAGAGTGGGATGATGAT contains the following coding sequences:
- the ihfB gene encoding integration host factor subunit beta, which codes for MTKSELIERLAGQQTHIPAKVVEDAVKEMLEHMATTLAEGERIEIRGFGSFSLHYRAPRTGRNPKTGDKVDLEGKYVPHFKPGKELRDRANIYG
- the lpxK gene encoding tetraacyldisaccharide 4'-kinase, whose translation is MIERIWSGRSPLWLLLLPFSWLYGLISNGIRLSYQLGWRKVWRASVPVVVVGNLTAGGNGKTPVVIWLVEALQRQGLRVGVVSRGYGGKAERYPLLLDAATTTAQAGDEPVLIYQRTQAPVAVSPVRREAVQALQSGGNIDVIVTDDGLQHYALARDFEIVVVDGERRFGNGWWLPAGPMRERAGRLNSVDAVIVNGGSASGNEIAMQLQPGAAINLKTGQAQPLSAFDQVVAMAGIGHPPRFFNTLAQQGVMPIRQLAFADHQAYSEAELRALTTGSQALIMTEKDAVKCRQFAQDNWWYLPVDAQLSAAPAAELINKIASLCQ
- the cmk gene encoding (d)CMP kinase → MTATAPVITIDGPSGAGKGTLCKAMAEALQWHLLDSGAIYRVLALAALHHQVDIESEEALVPIAAHLDVRFVSTNGELEVILEGEDVSAEIRTQDVSNTASKVAAFPRVREALLRRQRAFREAPGLIADGRDMGTVVFVDAPVKIFLDASSEERAHRRMLQLQEKGFSVNFERLLSEIKERDDRDRNRAIAPLVPAKDALVLDSTSMTIEQVIEKALHYAREKLALPNN
- the msbA gene encoding lipid A ABC transporter ATP-binding protein/permease MsbA; translation: MHLDKDLSTWQTFRRLWPMIAPHKAGLIVAAIALIVNAAGDTLMLSLLKPLLDDGFGKSDSSVLLWMPLAVIGLMLMRGISGFVSSYCISWVSGNVVMNMRRRLFSHMMGMPVSFFDQQSTGTLLSRITYDSEQVASSSSSALVTVVREGASIIGLFIMMFYYSWQLSLILIVLAPIVSFAIRQVSKRFRNISKNMQNTMGEVTTSAEQMLKGHKEVLIFGGQEIESNRFAAVSNKMRQHGMKLVSASSISDPIIQLIASMALAFVLYAASFPSVMETLTAGTITVVFSSMVALMRPLKSLTNVNAQFQRGMAACQTLFSILDSEQEVDSGKRQIERAKGDIEFRDVTFTYPGRENPALHNINLTIPAGKTVALVGRSGSGKSTIASLLTRFYDIQQGEILMDDHDLREYTLSSLRNQVGLVSQNVHLFNDTIANNIAYARSEEYSREQIEQAAIMAHAMDFIGKMENGLDTVIGENGVLLSGGQRQRIAIARALLRDSPILILDEATSALDTESERAIQSALDELQKNRTSLVIAHRLSTIEKADEIVVVEDGRIVERGSHEQLLSERGAYAQLHKMQFGQ
- a CDS encoding ComEC family protein, with the protein product MKSLTQLSWMIICATLPLCWLPELPHNNYLWLAGILALLMLLSRWRTARVVATGLLLFVWCCSIARQTVDQLEQLSATPVEVRVKIDSLMNGGERLKVRLLSVDQRPLFPPVYAIITPPQQAEPACVGQHWQMTLNLRPVHARLNQGEYDRQRQALASQTLFTGRASAARLLQRECSWRQKIIDSAKSHYQHLRWQSVMTALAFGERGEMTGDITQLLRETGTAHLMAISGMHIGLAAMSGWLLARGLQFFLPAHLIGYRMPLAVSLLVALLYTWLSGANPPAVRAMLALALWCGLRLAGLRCSGWQVWSLCIGLILFFDPLTILSDSFWLSALAVAALLLWYQWFPLPARFMRDKRWLLLQLLHLQLGMMLLLMPVQGFIFHGVSLSALIANVIAVPIVSLISVPLILFSMLTSFSSWSSLSWWLVDRSLALVINSLQLLPSGWLMLSESQALCSLLCWLGLVIWRFGWWHASPVSIVSLLLALLCWRQSLPQPDWRIDMLDVGHGLAVVISRQGKAVIYDTGNRWPGGDAGERIIAPWLRWQGIEPQQIILSHIHLDHTGGTASLLRAWPQLTVRSALGQADHLPCYAGEQWQWQHLNFQVLWPEQGNQRGQNDDSCVLLIDDGRHRILLTGDLEAAGERALVARYKTALQADIIQVPHHGSRTSSGALLLRNVKGTAALASVARFNAWRLPSAEIIQRYQDNGYQWHDTALSGQLSVQFINENWQVKGLREQIMPRWYHQWFGVPRESR
- the rpsA gene encoding 30S ribosomal protein S1 → MTESFAQLFEESLKEIETRPGSIVRGIVVSIDKDIVLVDAGLKSESAIPAEQFKNAAGELEIQVGDEVDVALDAVEDGFGETLLSREKAKRHEAWITLEKAYENAETVTGVINGKVKGGFTVELNGIRAFLPGSLVDVRPVRDTLHLEGKELEFKVIKLDQKRNNVVVSRRAVIESENSAERDQLLENLQEGMEVKGIVKNLTDYGAFVDLGGVDGLLHITDMAWKRVKHPSEIVNVGDEINVKVLKFDRERTRVSLGLKQLGEDPWVAIAKRYPEGTKLTGRVTNLTDYGCFVEIEEGVEGLVHVSEMDWTNKNIHPSKVVNVGDVVEVMVLDIDEERRRISLGLKQCKSNPWQQFAETHNKGDRVEGKIKSITDFGIFIGLDGGIDGLVHLSDISWNATGEEAVREYKKGDEIAAVVLQVDAERERISLGVKQLAEDPFNNYISLNKKGAIVNGKVTAVDAKGATVELADGVEGYLRASEASRDRVEDATLVLNVGDDVEAKFTGVDRKNRVVSLSVRAKDEADEKDAIATVNNKQEESNFSSAMAEAFKAAKGE